A genomic window from Fusarium oxysporum Fo47 chromosome VIII, complete sequence includes:
- a CDS encoding uncharacterized protein (expressed protein) — translation MSTVAQQQGIRRRFPRQYPGLESDIQPVPVNSRYTPPLKNIELLEVAHIFSRLECRILQGSAQVLQNHTLNEDQREPDEQQRLIRLEKADRDLLDVHGGKYQFSVGYLKDRELLREWGFAAAVHRELFRQDPTSNDQENYQIATASAKGLEKLASPLPAALKLAAEKGSLDVLTRNAIGDKYLFLDAIINLLHEKLSTNRQLPTWESISENLRELSSKASVSKATTTDENIGSKAFSIILWTTFFITVFCSGPMLAYAWNFSDRKPGLWAEEDFFFLLQGCILQVFSLCVSAFSLMRGRTVPVAAWLLPSGFAVVLTIFSPFFYCFVSKWWSSFVVSMAASVQAFLVLQIALYNM, via the exons ATGTCGACCGTAGCTCAACAGCAGGGCATTCGCCGGCGATTTCCAAGACAATATCCAG GTCTCGAATCCGACATACAGCCCGTTCCAGTCAACAGCAGGTATACGCCCCCGCTAAAGAAtatcgagcttcttgaggtGGCACACATATTCAGCCGCCTCGAATGCCGAATTCTTCAAGGTTCTGCCCAGGTTCTGCAAAACCATACTCTAAACGAGGACCAGAGGGAGCCCGATGAGCAACAGCGTTTGATTCGCCTTGAAAAGGCTGACCGCGACCTACTTGACGTCCATGGCGGCAAGTATCAATTTTCAGTAGGCTATCTAAAAGATCGGGAACTTTTGAGGGAATGGGGTTTTGCCGCTGCTGTGCACCGTGAATTATTCAGACAAGATCCCACAAGCAACGACCAGGAAAATTACCAAATTGCAACAGCCTCTGCCAAAGGTCTTGAGAAATTAGCATCTCCTCTGCCAGCAGCATTAAAGCTGGCTGCCGAAAAAGGGAGCCTTGACGTGTTGACAAGGAATGCGATAGGAGATAAATATTTGTTTCTGGATGCGATAATTAATCTCCTTCACGAAAAACTGTCTACAAATCGTCAGTTGCCAACATG GGAAAGCATCTCTGAGAATCTCAGGGAGTTATCCTCGAAAGCCTCAGTATCCAAGGCCACAACAACAGATGAGAATATA GGCTCTAAGGCTTTCTCTATAATACTATGGACTACTTTCTTTATTACAGTGTTCTGTAGCGGCCCAATGCTCGCGTATGCTTGGAACTTCTCAGATCGAAAGCCTGGTCTTTGGGCAGAAGAagatttcttttttctccTTCAGGGCTGCATATTGCAGGTCTTCAGTCTTTGTGTTAGTGCATTTTCGCTTATGAGGGGCAGGACAGTACCCGTGGCTGCTTGGCTCTTGCCAAGCGGTTTCGCAGTGGTTTTAACGATTTTCTCGCCATTTTTCTACTGTTTTGTATCAAAATGGTGGAGTTCATTTGTTGTCTCAATGGCGGCGTCAGTGCAGGCATTTCTAGTGCTTCAAATCGCACTTTATAATATGTAA
- a CDS encoding uncharacterized protein (expressed protein) has protein sequence MYLSTFLLIQACSLVCAQVVSPYPVSNCDGLAGTDLQCPDQPGCCSGGAMCCAGGCCPLSAICVNSGTSNEQCCDLSDKSLCGAAVTDSSPACPTAAGIHPSKLCVGVDSDWYCPWDAVCDNSGGGCFGGRVKRDNCDTQATETATETAGETAEDTAAETAAETESDTFTGDYATTTGSSAATTLVDTSTSHSETKTSLAASGHNLSAAFLTMAFILAVY, from the exons ATGTATCTGTCCACTTTCCTCCTTATTCAAGCCTGCAGCCTTGTCTGTGCGCAGGTTGTCTCCCCATATCCAGTATCAAACTGTGATGGCCTAGCTGGGACGGACCTTCAATGCCCCGATCAGCCCGGCTGCTGCTCGGGTGGCGCAATGTGCTGCGCCGGAGGCTGTTGTCCATTATCTGCCATTTGCGTAAACAGTGGCACGTCTAATGAGCAATGCTGCGATCTCTCGGATAAGTCTCTCTGTGGAGCAGCTGTTACTGACTCG TCCCCTGCTTGCCCAACCGCCGCCggcatccatccatcaaaGCTCTGCGTCGGGGTTGACAGTGACTGGTACTGTCCCTGGGATGCTGTATGCGATAACTCAGGCGGAGGCTGCTTTGGTGGAAGAGTTAAAAGAGACAACTGCGATACACAGGCAACAGAGACGGCAACAGAGACGGCAGGAGAAACAGCAGAAGACACAGCAGCAGAGACAGCAGCAGAGACGGAATCGGACACTTTCACTGGGGATTACGCAACGACCACGGGGTCCTCCGCTGCTACTACATTGGTAGATACATCGACCTCTCATTCAGAGACCAAGACTTCGCTTGCTGCATCTGGACATAATCTTTCAGCTGCATTCCTTACCATGGCTTTTATTCTTGCAGTATATTAG
- a CDS encoding flavin monooxygenase-like protein: MKHVSVAIIGAGPTGISMLKQLLQNGFSATLFERRSSVGGLWAYDANNGWTTALASTSANISKYTCGFTDFPIPDKYPVYLSAANFQEFMQSYAEHFKLTEHISFNSSVQVVNRNSDDSGWVVQVEKVGTGETESRPFDKVVFCHGYQTQRVMPTFPGQDKFEGEIIHSQQYRSPEAFRGKTVVILGLSTTTGEITPQVISTAKKVYVSHRSGQMMVKRMRKGRPTDLLISWRRRQITQWMARNVPNFYRYLAGWGARLLSSQFSDVKLDPEWRIQSFRNPTLRLPGLIQDIVPHLQDGSLTSLHGIKGFLGGRSIEFDDGTVVDDVDSVILTTGYRADFSVAPFIEKSMPKSPSYQGPAIQRLYMNVFPPKYADSCAVLCYSAYGKNNGFSFSDVMNMAISNIWRGVSKLPPYEEMEKWVDEHQKWVAANWAREPHLDVSMVKQYEFQPWMHEQAGTGMENLGWGWAGWKFWWKDKEMYNLMNHGVETAHMFRYFETGKRKTWEGARDEIIRQNRIVEESFSGKNKKLREE, encoded by the exons ATGAAGCACGTCAGTGTTGCCATCATAGGCGCCG GTCCAACGGGCATTTCCATGCTCAAGCAGCTTCTCCAAAATGGCTTCAGCGCAACGTTGTTCGAGAGACGTAGTTCCGTCGGAGGTTTATGGGCATACGATGCAAATAATGGGTGGACTACTGCTTTAGCATCCACGAGTGCGAATATTAGCAAGTATACTTGTGGATTTACCGATTTTCCAATACCAGACA AGTATCCTGTCTATCTCAGTGCAGCGAACTTTCAAGAGTTTATGCAGAGTTACGCTGAGCACTTCAAGCTCACAGAGCACATCTCGTTCAATAGCAGTGTTCAAGTTGTCAACCGTAACAGCGACGATAGTGGGTGGGTAGTACAGGTTGAGAAAGTCGGGACGGGAGAAACAGAATCTCGCCCATTTGACAAGGTTGTTTTCTGTCATGGCTATCAGACTCAGAGAGTGATGCCGACGTTTCCAGGGCAGGATAAGTTTGAGGGAGAGATTATACACTCGCAGCAGTACCGAAG CCCAGAAGCGTTCCGGGGCAAAACAGTGGTAATTCTCGGCTTATCCACAACAACAGGCGAGATCACGCCACAAGTCATCAGCACAGCGAAAAAGGTCTACGTCTCCCATAGAAGTGGCCAAATGATGGTAAAACGCATGCGTAAAGGACGGCCGACAGACCTATTGATCTCGTGGAGACGCCGCCAGATTACACAATGGATGGCAAGAAACGTACCTAATTTCTACAGGTACTTAGCAGGCTGGGGAGCCAGACTTCTCTCGTCTCAATTCTCAGACGTGAAACTTGACCCGGAATGGCGGATTCAGTCATTCCGTAACCCGACGTTGCGATTACCGGGTCTCATCCAAGATATTGTTCCTCATCTGCAAGACGGCAGCTTGACGAGTTTGCACGGGATCAAAGGCTTCTTGGGCGGACGATCAATCGAGTTTGATGACGGGACTGTAGTGGATGACGTGGACAGCGTTATCCTTACTACAGGCTACCGTGCCGACTTTTCAGTCGCTCCTTTCATTGAGAAGAGTATGCCAAAGTCACCTAGCTATCAGGGACCCGCCATTCAACGCCTATACATGAATGTCTTTCCCCCAAAATACGCAGACAGCTGCGCCGTGCTTTGCTACTCAGCATATGGCAAAAACAACGGTTTCTCATTCAGCGATGTCATGAACATGGCCATCTCAAACATTTGGCGAGGCGTGAGCAAGTTACCGCCTtatgaagagatggagaaatGGGTTGACGAGCATCAAAAATGGGTCGCAGCAAACTGGGCCCGCGAGCCGCATCTAGACGTGAGCATGGTCAAACAGTATGAGTTCCAGCCCTGGATGCACGAACAAGCCGGAACGGGTATGGAGAATTTGGGATGGGGATGGGCAGGGTGGAAGTTCTGGtggaaggacaaggagaTGTATAACCTCATGAATCACGGTGTAGAGACGGCTCACATGTTTCGGTATTTCGAGACGGGCAAGAGAAAGACGTGGGAGGGGGCGAGGGATGAGATTATTCGTCAGAACAGAATTGTTGAGGAGAGCTTTTCTGGGAAGAATAAGAAGCTGAGGGAGGAATAG